GATGGGTTAGAGAGCCTTACCATGGGCTCAGAGCCAATTCCATTCAGGATACAATGGGTGAAGCAACTATGATGCTCTGAAATCAGACCACTTAGTACATCTCTAAAACACATCTTCCTCTACTACTAGGGAAGGAGAACTAACagtgataagaaagaaaaaaacaaaaaacttctgtcCTTGAAAAGAGGGCTTGGTTTGGCTCAATTAGTTCTTTCAGGCTTTTTCCTTGGCTGTATCATACCGTGTTCTGGCATCTCATTTGCTCTTGGCAATCTCAGTAATGGTTCAGCAACCTTCGGAGATGTGCCGCAGTTCCTCTCCTGTCTAAAGGCCACCTAGTGAGAATAGGAGGCATTTGTTCGGTGGGGCAGATCCCCCAATGCCATATCTGCTCTGTCAGAGGAAGAAATACAGTGAAACCATGCCATGATGCTAGGAGCCAGGTACAAGCTATTCATTCCTGCAAAATGCAGGTCAAGTAATCGCGAGGCCCTGAAATGAGATCCAGAGCTAGGCAGAAAACCCTTATGGGGTTAGAGCCGAGTCTGCGTTATGGAAAGAGTTTGCCCAGGAGATTTGCTTCCTTTACACCTCTCAGATGGCGGAGGCCTTTTCTGGCCTTCTGACTTGTGAAATCAGAATTAAAATGCACACCTCTGTGGAAAAACGGGTTCCGGTGACATCCTGAAgcattattaaaatgaaacaggGACCTAGATGGATAATCATCATTTGCTCTCCGCTCCCAATCACCATGATCCCCAAAGTCTTTTGCAGCTTCAGAATCCCATGAAGCTACCTTAAACATTTTCCTTAACAAGAAAACCCCCTTCTGGAAATGCCCAACTGCTATCAGTAACCTTTCTAAGTAAGCTGATAAATAGGTTGTTTGTCCTTAAAAGaaactttgaattttaatttagaaagcaATGCACATAATTCAGCCTTCACAATCCTTTAAAATGGAATTGCTTGAAAGGGGCTTTTACCTGGGGAATATGGCACACGCATCCATCGCTGCCCAAGTAAGTGCCTGTGCACACTCCGTCGCTAACTGCATTCGGTTTGTGAATGCAGAGACTGTGACAGCACTGCCCAGCTTCCTGAGGTGCTAGTCCTCCATCTCCACAGAGCTCCCCACTGAACTCGGGAGCTGAGTGCTCCACAGGCAAGAGTTAGCGTGACCTGAGGCTCTGCGGAGTGGCACTTGAGTGTCTTGATGAGGTGGCCTCAGCTCCGCGCAGGCTGTGCAAGTAGACATGTACGAGTTTTTGTTCTGGTTGGTGGTTGCTAGTTCCAGGTCACCTTGCTCACTGGTGAGTTCATTCAAACCCGAAAAGTCACACCTGTGTCCTGTGCGCGGGTGCTGCAGGCTTAGGTGGAGAAAAGCAGGGCTAGAATTGGAACCCAAAGCCCAGAATGGCAGGAGAGGATGTGGGGGCTCCACCCGATCACCTCTGGGTTCACCAAGAGGGCATCTACCGCGACGAATACCAGCGCACGTGGGTGGCCGTCGTGGAAGAGGTAAGTGTttacattttgcttattttttaaaattgattttgctTTTAAGCAACTTGGTTTGTAACCAGTCTCAAAATTCTgaaatctttgcttttatttttgatcattttttttccattaggaGACGAGTTCCCTAAAGGCACGAGTCCAGCAAGTTCAGGTTCCCTTAGGTGACGCAGCTAGACCAAGTCACCTTCTTACCTCCCAGCTACCTCTCATGTGGCAACTCTACCCTGAGGAGCGCTACATGGATAACAACTCTCGCTTGTGGCAGATCCAGCATCATTTAATGGTACCCATGTTGCTTAATCATCTTCCATTGTACTGGGGGCTCTTACAACAGAGAACTctataaactttctttttctgacaGGTCAGGGGAGTACAGGAGCTGTTGCTTAAGCTTTTGCCTGATGATTAACCTGGtatgtatttctatttctcccctgttctccctttttctttttcactctgtcTGTTTGGTTGTGATTTTAATGATCTACTTTGTTTTCCAGGTGCTGGGATTCTAGGAAGATATGCTCCTCTGTTCTATTCAGTATATGGCAATCACTTCATCCACCACTGCAGTGCACCCACCTGTGGGCCTGGGGGGAGGGACTGGGTTGAAAAACTGCTCAAGAACACAGAAGCTTAGGAAGGGTCATGAAGAACACCACAAGTGGAACTGCAGAGAGGGGGTCACACAGGCAGAAAGCAAGTCAAAAAAGCACTTAGTCAGGACACGTAACTTGAAATTGACTCCTTTGGAAATTGCCATAGAACCATTAATGGACATCATCAGCTGGAACTGGGATCTGATGAGTCCCACAAAAGTCAGCACCTGCTACAGAACAGATGCCCCGATCACCAAGGACTTGGTACTGGTTTAGAGAGAAGAGAGCAGCTCCTAGCAGCATCAACATCTATGTGTCGCTTATTTGCCCTGCGCAATTCacctgcctttccttctcccatCCTGTAAATATCCCAGGTTTTGCTCCAGTGTTTCCCCTCCCAGTACTGACCTAACTTGGATCTTACGGAGAACTTAGGGGGCTCTGAAAAAAGAGGAGGTTATTTGAATTAATGAAATGGGCTACAAAGGCTTCTGggcctttttcctttctgaaattgTGCCTTCAAATTTTTAGAGATTGCTAATCAAAATCGTGGGCACTTAAATTCATTCTCTGGCTACAGATAAATAAGTTGGTTTCTATAAGAGCACCTTTCTCAGGAAGTAATAATAGCACCAAATATTACTGATTCCTAGGAAACCATTTACTACATGATAAAGAC
Above is a genomic segment from Neovison vison isolate M4711 chromosome X, ASM_NN_V1, whole genome shotgun sequence containing:
- the MTCP1 gene encoding protein p13 MTCP-1, yielding MAGEDVGAPPDHLWVHQEGIYRDEYQRTWVAVVEEETSSLKARVQQVQVPLGDAARPSHLLTSQLPLMWQLYPEERYMDNNSRLWQIQHHLMVRGVQELLLKLLPDD